One Sphingopyxis macrogoltabida genomic region harbors:
- a CDS encoding SDR family oxidoreductase → MTEPSRPSRRELIAAAAALTAAPALLHAAVPDAPSLKGRTILITGASSGFGRVGALLYARAGARVIATMRGVPRPEAETLAAEAAKDGLDLHIVEIDVTDDASVAAGTAKALALAGGRIDTLINNAGIGITGPVEVQDMEATKLIFDTNVLGIQRMLRALLPQMRAAKSGQIFNISSQLGRVIVPGGGHYSATKFAVEALSEQLAYELVPHGIEVTIIQPGGYPTRVWQNRNVYTGALKQRSDAALLAAYEPFTKGMGEEDGSGRSADPADVPRAIAEIMAMPAGTRPLRRAVHPGAKPQEAINKISSDVQLAWLGESPLGPLIKAVHD, encoded by the coding sequence ATGACCGAGCCTTCCCGCCCCAGCCGCCGCGAGCTGATCGCCGCCGCCGCCGCCCTCACCGCCGCGCCCGCCCTGCTCCATGCCGCTGTCCCCGATGCGCCGTCGCTGAAAGGACGCACCATATTGATTACCGGCGCATCGAGCGGTTTCGGCCGCGTCGGCGCGCTGCTCTATGCGCGGGCGGGTGCCAGGGTGATTGCGACGATGCGCGGCGTCCCGCGTCCGGAGGCCGAGACGCTGGCGGCCGAGGCCGCCAAGGACGGTCTGGACCTGCACATCGTCGAGATCGACGTGACCGACGACGCATCGGTCGCCGCGGGCACCGCGAAGGCGCTCGCCCTCGCCGGCGGGCGCATCGACACGCTGATCAACAATGCCGGGATCGGCATCACCGGCCCCGTCGAGGTGCAGGATATGGAGGCGACGAAGCTGATCTTCGACACCAACGTCCTCGGTATCCAGCGCATGCTTCGCGCGCTCCTGCCGCAGATGCGGGCGGCGAAAAGCGGACAGATCTTCAACATCTCGTCGCAGCTCGGCCGCGTCATCGTGCCCGGCGGCGGCCATTATTCGGCAACCAAGTTCGCGGTCGAGGCTTTGTCCGAACAGCTTGCCTATGAACTCGTCCCGCACGGGATCGAAGTGACGATCATCCAGCCCGGCGGCTATCCGACGCGCGTGTGGCAGAACCGCAATGTCTATACCGGCGCGTTGAAACAGCGCAGCGATGCCGCGCTGCTCGCCGCCTATGAGCCTTTCACCAAGGGCATGGGCGAGGAGGACGGCAGCGGGCGCAGCGCCGATCCCGCCGATGTACCGCGCGCGATCGCCGAGATCATGGCGATGCCGGCGGGCACGCGCCCGCTCCGCCGTGCGGTGCACCCCGGCGCCAAGCCGCAGGAAGCGATCAACAAGATCTCGTCGGACGTGCAACTCGCCTGGCTCGGCGAATCGCCGCTGGGACCGCTGATCAAGGCGGTGCACGACTGA
- a CDS encoding helix-turn-helix transcriptional regulator, which produces MNNKLKVLRAMRNWSQAELADRLDVSRQAVNAIETGKYDPSLPLAFKLARLFAMPIEEIFDDGFEGSSHDI; this is translated from the coding sequence ATGAACAACAAACTGAAAGTGCTGCGCGCGATGCGGAACTGGAGCCAGGCCGAACTCGCCGACCGGCTCGACGTCTCGCGGCAGGCAGTAAACGCAATCGAAACAGGGAAATACGACCCGTCGTTACCACTTGCTTTCAAGCTGGCACGACTGTTCGCGATGCCGATCGAGGAGATTTTCGACGATGGTTTCGAAGGAAGCAGCCATGACATCTGA
- the glyS gene encoding glycine--tRNA ligase subunit beta, with protein sequence MTDFLLELRSEEIPARMQAGARAELEKLFRAQLSAAGLEAGALTIWSTPRRLALIARDLPQATAAVSEELKGPRSSAPPQALEGFLRKTGLTQDQLEDRDGVYFAVIDKPGRATAEVLAEAIPAIVRSFSWPKSMRWGKQSASSESLRWVRPLSGIVAIFGEDLVPCEVSGISAGFATRGHRFHCPGEITIGSAADYAEKLRACHVIVDHEERQNIVRDGAAKAAADAGLTLVEDEGLVIENAGLTEWPVPLLGRFDEAFLEVPPEVIQLTARVNQKYFVVNGADGKLANGFVCTANIDAIDGGAEIVAGNRKVLAARLSDARFFWEQDQKKTLAQHAEKLANITFHEKLGTVADKVERVAKLARWLVEEGIVTSCSPAKAGAHGDGATGPRLSPGYKEELADQAELAARLAKADLVTEMVGEFPELQGLMGGYYARAQGLPDAVADAIRDHYKPVGQGDDVPTAPVTVAVALADKLDTIASFFAIHEKPTGSKDPFALRRAALGVLALLQRNQIRTGVANGLDQSWLSASIYDFSRVEADWARSVLAEGGGAFEYFDNFATNGMASESAEERAIWLYSKHSEYSAFQAGILDFFADRLKVQQREAGVRHDLIDAVFALGGEDDLVRLLARVKALQAFMATEDGSNLLAGYKRAANILKQAGQSSSPAKAGAQSGEAPTSVDGSTGPRPSPGNMTEHDAALLAALDTAEPAATAAVADERFTDAMAALASLRAPIDAFFEGVMVNDPDEAVRAYRLGLLARFTGAVHGVADFSKIEG encoded by the coding sequence GTGACCGACTTTCTTCTCGAACTGCGTAGCGAGGAAATTCCGGCGCGCATGCAGGCCGGCGCGCGCGCCGAACTTGAGAAGCTGTTCCGGGCGCAATTGAGCGCTGCGGGGCTCGAAGCGGGCGCGCTCACCATCTGGTCGACGCCGCGCCGTCTGGCGCTGATCGCGCGCGATCTTCCGCAAGCGACCGCCGCGGTCAGCGAGGAACTCAAGGGCCCGCGCAGCAGCGCGCCGCCGCAGGCACTCGAAGGCTTCCTGCGCAAGACCGGCCTGACGCAGGACCAGCTCGAAGACCGCGACGGCGTCTATTTCGCGGTGATCGACAAGCCCGGCCGCGCGACGGCCGAGGTGCTCGCCGAGGCGATCCCGGCGATCGTCCGCAGCTTTTCCTGGCCGAAGTCGATGCGCTGGGGCAAGCAAAGCGCGAGCAGCGAAAGCCTGCGCTGGGTGCGCCCGTTGTCGGGCATCGTCGCGATCTTCGGCGAAGATCTGGTGCCATGTGAAGTTAGCGGGATTTCGGCGGGTTTCGCGACGCGCGGCCACCGCTTCCATTGCCCGGGCGAGATCACGATCGGTTCTGCAGCGGACTATGCCGAAAAGCTGCGCGCTTGCCACGTCATCGTCGACCATGAGGAACGCCAGAACATCGTCCGCGACGGCGCCGCCAAGGCCGCGGCCGACGCCGGGCTGACGCTGGTCGAGGACGAGGGGCTGGTGATCGAGAATGCCGGCCTCACCGAATGGCCGGTGCCCTTGCTCGGCCGCTTCGACGAAGCCTTCCTCGAAGTCCCGCCCGAGGTCATCCAACTCACCGCGCGCGTGAACCAGAAATATTTCGTCGTGAACGGCGCCGACGGCAAGCTCGCCAACGGCTTTGTCTGCACCGCGAACATCGACGCGATCGACGGCGGCGCCGAAATCGTCGCGGGCAACCGCAAGGTGCTCGCGGCGCGCCTGTCGGACGCACGTTTCTTCTGGGAACAGGACCAGAAAAAGACGCTCGCGCAGCATGCCGAAAAGCTGGCGAACATCACCTTCCACGAAAAGCTGGGTACCGTCGCCGACAAGGTCGAGCGCGTCGCAAAGCTGGCGCGTTGGCTGGTGGAAGAGGGGATTGTCACGTCGTGCTCCCCGGCGAAAGCCGGGGCCCATGGCGACGGTGCAACTGGACCCCGGCTTTCGCCGGGGTACAAGGAAGAGTTGGCCGACCAAGCCGAACTCGCAGCGCGCCTCGCGAAGGCCGATCTCGTCACCGAGATGGTCGGCGAATTCCCCGAATTGCAGGGCCTGATGGGCGGCTATTACGCCCGCGCCCAAGGCCTGCCCGATGCAGTCGCCGACGCGATCCGCGACCATTACAAGCCGGTCGGGCAGGGTGATGATGTGCCGACGGCGCCGGTCACGGTGGCCGTGGCTTTGGCGGACAAGCTGGATACGATCGCCAGTTTTTTCGCTATCCACGAAAAGCCGACGGGATCGAAAGATCCCTTTGCACTCAGGCGTGCAGCTCTTGGCGTGTTAGCACTTCTTCAAAGAAATCAGATCCGAACCGGCGTCGCGAATGGGTTGGATCAGTCGTGGCTTTCAGCCAGCATCTATGACTTCAGCCGTGTAGAAGCAGACTGGGCGCGATCAGTTCTTGCTGAAGGCGGCGGCGCTTTCGAGTATTTTGACAACTTCGCCACCAACGGAATGGCAAGTGAAAGCGCTGAAGAAAGAGCTATTTGGCTCTATAGCAAGCATTCAGAATACAGTGCGTTTCAAGCGGGCATCCTCGACTTCTTCGCCGACCGCCTCAAGGTCCAGCAGCGTGAAGCCGGTGTCCGCCACGACCTGATCGACGCGGTGTTTGCGCTCGGCGGTGAGGATGATCTCGTTCGCTTGCTCGCCCGCGTGAAAGCGTTGCAGGCATTCATGGCGACCGAGGACGGCAGTAACCTGCTCGCGGGCTACAAGCGCGCGGCGAATATCCTGAAGCAGGCGGGGCAAAGCAGTTCCCCGGCGAAGGCCGGGGCCCAGAGCGGAGAAGCGCCGACGTCTGTGGATGGCAGCACTGGACCCCGGCCTTCGCCGGGGAACATGACAGAGCATGACGCCGCGTTGCTCGCCGCGCTCGACACCGCCGAACCCGCCGCTACCGCCGCAGTCGCCGACGAACGCTTCACCGACGCCATGGCCGCGCTCGCCAGCCTGCGCGCGCCGATCGACGCCTTTTTCGAGGGCGTGATGGTCAATGATCCCGACGAGGCGGTGCGTGCGTATCGCCTCGGCCTGCTCGCGCGATTTACCGGCGCGGTGCATGGCGTCGCGGATTTCTCGAAGATCGAGGGCTGA
- a CDS encoding glycine--tRNA ligase subunit alpha, whose product MILTLHAYWAARGCAILQPYDMRVGAGTFHPATTLRSLGPEPWNVAYVQPSRRPTDGRYGENPNRLQHYYQYQVILKPSPADLQEQYLGSLAAIGIDPLLHDIRFVEDDWESPTLGAWGLGWEVWCDGMEVTQFTYFQQMGGFDCKPVAGELTYGLERLAMYIQNVDNVYDLRFSDAVGDVAAVSYGDVFLENERQFSKWNFEVADTDTLFAGFKAAEEECKRAIAANVPLAAYDQAIEASHLFNLLQARGVISVQERANYMARVRDLAKGSCKAWIDSQSERWTQNYPGWTL is encoded by the coding sequence ATGATCCTGACGCTGCACGCCTATTGGGCCGCGCGTGGCTGCGCGATATTGCAGCCATATGACATGCGCGTCGGGGCGGGGACATTTCACCCCGCGACGACCTTGCGCAGCCTCGGCCCCGAGCCGTGGAACGTCGCTTATGTCCAGCCGAGCCGCCGCCCGACCGACGGCCGCTATGGCGAAAACCCCAACCGTCTGCAGCATTATTACCAGTATCAGGTGATCCTGAAGCCTTCGCCCGCCGACCTGCAGGAACAATATCTGGGGTCGCTCGCCGCGATCGGCATCGACCCGCTGCTCCACGACATCCGCTTCGTCGAGGACGACTGGGAATCGCCGACGCTCGGCGCGTGGGGCTTGGGCTGGGAAGTCTGGTGCGACGGCATGGAAGTCACCCAGTTCACTTACTTCCAGCAGATGGGCGGCTTCGACTGCAAGCCCGTCGCGGGCGAGCTCACCTACGGGCTCGAACGCCTCGCCATGTATATCCAGAATGTCGACAATGTGTACGACCTGCGCTTCTCCGACGCGGTCGGCGATGTCGCGGCGGTCAGCTATGGCGACGTGTTCCTCGAGAACGAGCGCCAGTTCTCGAAATGGAATTTCGAGGTCGCCGATACCGACACCTTGTTCGCCGGGTTCAAGGCCGCCGAGGAAGAGTGCAAGCGCGCGATCGCGGCAAACGTCCCGCTCGCCGCCTATGATCAGGCGATCGAGGCGAGCCACCTGTTCAACCTGCTGCAGGCGCGCGGCGTGATCAGCGTGCAGGAACGCGCCAATTATATGGCGCGCGTCCGCGATCTCGCAAAGGGAAGCTGCAAGGCGTGGATCGACAGCCAGTCCGAACGCTGGACCCAAAACTATCCGGGGTGGACGCTGTAA
- a CDS encoding GNAT family acetyltransferase → MIGVRAATPGDCDAVVAVWEACGLTRPWNDPVADFRRALGHDAATVIVAEEDRRIVGTAMTGFDGHRGWIYYLGVAPDRQGRGMARQLLDTACDWLRQRGCPKVELMLREGNPAAGLYEHLGWERQQVHVFARWLA, encoded by the coding sequence ATGATCGGCGTCCGCGCCGCAACGCCGGGCGATTGCGACGCGGTGGTGGCGGTCTGGGAAGCTTGCGGGCTCACCCGCCCTTGGAATGACCCTGTCGCCGATTTCCGGCGTGCGCTAGGTCATGACGCGGCGACGGTGATCGTCGCCGAAGAGGACCGCCGGATCGTCGGCACGGCGATGACCGGTTTCGACGGGCATCGCGGCTGGATCTATTATCTCGGCGTCGCGCCCGACCGGCAGGGCCGCGGTATGGCGCGGCAATTGCTGGACACGGCGTGCGACTGGCTGCGCCAGCGCGGTTGCCCGAAGGTCGAGCTAATGCTGCGCGAAGGCAACCCGGCGGCGGGCCTGTACGAGCATCTCGGCTGGGAACGGCAGCAGGTGCACGTCTTCGCGCGCTGGCTGGCCTGA
- the pth gene encoding aminoacyl-tRNA hydrolase: MQLWVGLGNPGPQYAMHRHNVGFMAADVIADFYDFPAPAKKFQGWVQEGRIGSQRILLLKPATFMNESGRSVRAALDFYKLTPQDVTVFYDELDLAPMKVKVKRGGGAAGHNGIRSMIQHIGDDFRRVRIGIGHPGHKDRVTGHVLGNYHKSETEPLIDLLGAIAAEAKWLADGDDVRFASDLALRLQG; encoded by the coding sequence ATGCAGCTCTGGGTCGGCCTCGGCAATCCCGGGCCCCAATATGCGATGCACCGTCACAATGTCGGCTTCATGGCCGCCGATGTCATCGCCGATTTCTACGACTTCCCGGCGCCCGCGAAGAAATTCCAGGGTTGGGTCCAGGAAGGTCGTATCGGCTCGCAGCGCATCCTGCTGCTCAAACCGGCTACCTTCATGAACGAAAGCGGCCGCAGCGTGCGCGCCGCGCTCGATTTCTACAAATTGACGCCGCAGGACGTCACGGTCTTTTACGACGAACTCGACCTCGCGCCGATGAAGGTCAAGGTGAAGCGAGGCGGCGGAGCCGCGGGTCATAACGGCATCCGCTCGATGATCCAGCATATCGGCGACGATTTCCGCCGCGTCCGCATCGGCATCGGTCATCCCGGCCACAAGGACCGCGTCACCGGCCATGTGCTTGGCAATTATCACAAGAGCGAGACGGAACCGCTGATCGACCTGCTCGGCGCGATTGCGGCCGAAGCGAAATGGCTTGCCGACGGCGATGACGTGCGCTTTGCCAGCGACCTCGCGCTGCGGCTGCAGGGATGA
- a CDS encoding PhoX family protein — MSHLTDEARAPYRRETADLGGSGSLEAIVAENPSRRSILRQGLFGLSVIPAAVLAGCDSDGSEPPVTVPPTPTPTPTPTPTPPPSYTVSFASVAANQNDTVTVPEGYSVDVLLKAGDSIESGTAYAGSYPTPAVAEKWAGGNHDGMEYFALSGVDPNVGGLLAMNYEYPDFNILMADAYDAAIATPEQKALALSAVGIGVVEVAKGSDGKWAVKAGSTYNKRYTGNSSYRAGGPAAGLLSGTIKGMLNNCSSGRTPWNTYLTCEETMNNYFDPTQPATNYGWVVEIDPLRELAQPTKRTAMGRFNHENVAFMANSDRRVAFYMGDDTTPGCIYKFIPERAYSDANRAANTDLLDYGTLYVARFNADGSGEWRALVVGENGLVAGAPDPGNVSQSTTPPTPVTVDFNNQADVLINCQAAARVAGGTVMDRPEWLTVAPDNKAVFVTLTNNSGRKVTDAANPRVTNLHGHIVKFREEGDSPVATKFSWEIFLLAGDPALASGGSNLVGNIDGDTFSSPDGLRIDPQGRLWVQTDHSVPGNSGVAGTTIDQAFGHNAMFYVDQTTKKSKRFLVGPVGCEITGLAYTPDLTTFFVNIQHPTGDWPIAGEEPRSSTVVVRRTDSQPVGN; from the coding sequence ATGTCACATCTTACCGACGAGGCGCGCGCGCCTTATCGCCGCGAAACCGCCGATCTCGGCGGCAGCGGCAGCCTCGAGGCGATCGTTGCCGAAAATCCGTCGCGCCGTTCGATCCTCCGCCAGGGCCTGTTCGGCCTGTCGGTGATTCCCGCCGCTGTGCTGGCGGGCTGCGACAGTGATGGCAGCGAACCGCCGGTCACCGTCCCGCCGACGCCCACCCCGACGCCGACGCCGACCCCCACCCCGCCGCCGAGCTATACGGTCAGCTTCGCGTCGGTCGCGGCGAACCAGAACGACACCGTCACCGTGCCCGAGGGTTACAGCGTCGACGTCCTCCTGAAAGCCGGCGATTCGATCGAGAGCGGCACCGCTTATGCGGGCAGCTACCCGACCCCGGCGGTTGCCGAGAAATGGGCCGGCGGCAACCACGACGGAATGGAATATTTCGCGCTTTCGGGCGTCGATCCCAACGTCGGCGGCCTGCTGGCGATGAATTACGAATATCCCGACTTCAACATCCTGATGGCGGACGCGTATGACGCCGCCATCGCGACGCCCGAGCAAAAAGCGCTCGCGCTGTCGGCGGTCGGGATCGGCGTCGTCGAGGTCGCCAAGGGCAGCGACGGCAAATGGGCCGTCAAGGCGGGTTCGACCTACAACAAGCGTTACACCGGCAACAGCAGCTATCGCGCCGGCGGCCCCGCCGCGGGCCTGCTGTCGGGCACGATCAAGGGCATGCTCAACAATTGTTCGAGCGGCCGCACGCCGTGGAACACCTATCTGACCTGCGAAGAAACGATGAACAATTATTTCGATCCGACGCAGCCGGCGACCAACTATGGCTGGGTGGTCGAGATCGATCCGCTGCGCGAACTGGCGCAGCCGACGAAGCGCACCGCGATGGGCCGCTTCAACCACGAGAATGTCGCCTTCATGGCGAACAGCGACCGCCGCGTCGCTTTCTATATGGGCGACGATACGACGCCGGGCTGCATCTATAAGTTCATCCCCGAACGCGCGTACAGCGACGCAAACCGGGCGGCGAACACCGATCTGCTCGACTATGGCACGCTCTATGTCGCGCGCTTCAACGCCGACGGATCGGGCGAATGGCGCGCGCTCGTTGTCGGTGAGAACGGCCTGGTCGCCGGCGCGCCGGACCCCGGCAACGTCAGCCAGAGCACGACGCCGCCGACGCCGGTAACGGTCGATTTCAACAATCAGGCCGACGTGCTGATCAACTGCCAGGCGGCGGCGCGCGTCGCCGGGGGCACCGTAATGGACCGCCCCGAATGGCTGACCGTCGCTCCCGACAACAAGGCGGTGTTCGTGACGCTGACCAACAACAGCGGCCGCAAGGTCACCGACGCCGCCAATCCGCGCGTGACCAACCTCCACGGTCATATCGTCAAGTTCCGCGAGGAAGGCGATTCACCGGTGGCGACGAAGTTCAGCTGGGAAATCTTCCTGCTGGCGGGCGATCCGGCGCTGGCGTCGGGGGGCAGCAACCTGGTCGGCAATATCGACGGCGACACCTTCTCCAGCCCCGACGGGCTGCGGATCGACCCGCAGGGCCGCCTGTGGGTGCAGACCGACCATAGCGTCCCGGGCAATTCGGGCGTCGCGGGCACGACGATCGATCAGGCGTTCGGCCACAATGCGATGTTCTATGTCGACCAGACGACGAAGAAGTCAAAGCGCTTCCTCGTCGGGCCCGTCGGCTGCGAGATCACCGGCCTCGCCTATACCCCCGATCTCACGACCTTCTTCGTGAACATCCAGCATCCGACGGGCGACTGGCCGATCGCAGGCGAAGAGCCGCGTTCGTCGACCGTCGTGGTGCGGCGCACCGACAGCCAGCCGGTCGGCAACTGA
- a CDS encoding UrcA family protein produces MITRAAILALSLALGAPAIAAPVSYSASEYVHIGDLDLALASDRQTLAARIASAARRLCRSDLRGTAELALRTECIAAATNGARAQAERAVAEADRGIRLAAR; encoded by the coding sequence ATGATTACCCGCGCCGCGATCCTCGCACTTTCGCTCGCCTTGGGCGCTCCCGCAATCGCCGCTCCTGTCAGCTACAGCGCGAGCGAATATGTCCATATCGGCGATCTGGACCTCGCTCTGGCAAGCGACCGGCAAACGCTCGCAGCGCGGATCGCTAGCGCCGCGCGCCGCCTCTGCCGCAGCGATCTGCGCGGCACGGCCGAACTGGCGCTACGCACCGAATGCATCGCGGCCGCGACTAACGGCGCCAGAGCGCAGGCCGAACGGGCGGTTGCCGAGGCCGACCGCGGCATCCGGCTCGCCGCGCGCTGA
- a CDS encoding TraB/GumN family protein, producing MKKWLKTLAISCAVIPFAQCALAPGHNVARAAESSAAVTDVDPALWVVKDEDTTIYLFGTVHVLKPGLGWFDDAVKRAFDKSDQLMLEIVLPEDPGEMAQKMIPLALDQSGKTISSRLSADELKAYQAAMTGLGIPVAQFDRFEPWFAAMTLSIAPLAQLGYDPEQGAEKQLTAAAKAAAKPVSALETVDQQLGFFDGLPEKQQLAFLNSVVKDIDKLGPTLDKTVVLWGKGDTEALAVAMNESMAATPELAKVLLFDRNQRWADQIKARMDQPGTVFVAVGAGHLAGEHSVQDFLKERGLTAERIEY from the coding sequence ATGAAGAAATGGCTGAAGACGCTCGCGATCTCCTGCGCCGTCATCCCCTTCGCGCAATGCGCGCTGGCGCCCGGACACAATGTGGCGCGCGCGGCCGAATCCTCGGCGGCGGTGACCGACGTCGATCCCGCGCTGTGGGTCGTGAAGGACGAAGACACGACCATCTATCTCTTCGGCACCGTCCATGTGCTGAAGCCGGGCCTCGGCTGGTTCGACGATGCAGTGAAGCGCGCCTTCGACAAGTCGGACCAGTTGATGCTCGAAATCGTGCTGCCCGAAGATCCGGGGGAGATGGCACAAAAGATGATTCCGCTCGCCCTCGACCAGAGCGGCAAGACGATTTCGTCGCGCCTCAGCGCCGACGAACTCAAAGCCTATCAGGCGGCGATGACCGGCCTCGGCATTCCGGTGGCGCAGTTCGACAGGTTCGAGCCGTGGTTCGCTGCGATGACGCTGTCGATCGCGCCGCTCGCCCAGCTGGGCTACGATCCCGAACAGGGTGCCGAAAAACAGCTCACCGCCGCTGCGAAGGCTGCAGCCAAGCCGGTGTCGGCGCTCGAGACGGTCGATCAGCAGCTCGGCTTTTTCGACGGCCTGCCCGAAAAGCAGCAGCTCGCTTTCCTCAATTCGGTGGTCAAGGACATCGACAAGCTCGGCCCGACGCTCGACAAGACGGTGGTGCTGTGGGGCAAGGGCGACACCGAAGCGCTGGCAGTGGCGATGAACGAAAGCATGGCCGCGACCCCCGAACTCGCCAAGGTGTTGCTGTTCGACCGTAATCAGCGCTGGGCCGACCAGATCAAGGCGCGAATGGACCAACCCGGCACCGTCTTCGTCGCCGTCGGCGCGGGCCATCTCGCAGGCGAGCATAGCGTGCAGGATTTTCTGAAGGAACGCGGACTGACCGCCGAGCGGATCGAATATTGA
- a CDS encoding 50S ribosomal protein L25/general stress protein Ctc yields MSDQLTLTAETRERGGKGASRDLRRNGRVPAVVYGGKEEPLMIHVEEKLLMKQLMTGHFMNSVVMIDVGGKTIRTLPKDVAFHPVKDRPIHADFLRIAKDATVQVAVPVSFQNEEASPGLKRGGVLNIVRHELELVCDADKIPDEIAIDVTGFDVGDSIHISNVTLPKGVASAITDRDFTIATIVAPSALKSSDGDTTKDDGEAEAAEGGEEA; encoded by the coding sequence ATGAGCGATCAGCTGACGCTGACGGCCGAGACGCGCGAACGCGGAGGCAAGGGAGCCTCGCGTGACCTGCGTCGTAATGGCCGCGTCCCCGCCGTTGTCTATGGCGGCAAGGAAGAACCCCTGATGATCCACGTCGAAGAAAAGCTGCTGATGAAGCAGCTGATGACGGGTCACTTCATGAACTCGGTCGTGATGATCGACGTGGGCGGCAAGACCATCCGTACCCTGCCCAAGGACGTCGCTTTCCACCCGGTCAAGGATCGCCCGATCCACGCCGACTTCCTGCGCATCGCGAAGGACGCCACGGTCCAGGTTGCGGTGCCCGTCTCGTTCCAGAACGAAGAAGCCTCGCCGGGCCTGAAGCGCGGCGGCGTGCTGAACATCGTTCGCCACGAGCTGGAACTCGTCTGCGACGCGGACAAGATCCCCGACGAGATCGCGATCGACGTGACCGGTTTCGATGTCGGCGACTCGATCCACATCAGCAACGTCACCCTGCCCAAGGGCGTGGCAAGCGCGATCACCGACCGCGACTTCACCATCGCCACCATCGTCGCTCCGTCGGCGCTCAAGTCGAGCGACGGCGACACGACGAAGGATGACGGCGAAGCCGAAGCGGCCGAAGGCGGCGAAGAAGCCTAA
- a CDS encoding TraB/GumN family protein codes for MRPDTLTFRPWGRRLAAALLPWLLAGCGTAVPETPARPAMWLVEDDDTRIYMLGTMHALPAGTKWDAGKVADVADAADELVLELSPQELAAAGEVFWTLAPRSAPLPMDKRLSPEALAQYRALEATGGDFGGDTLDDWAVMVLMGQRVTQNAEFDPSRGVESRLTAQFAAAGKPIGGLETAHGQLNLFETLDPQTQRTLLTRAVKGTDKAVEDVRALTASWARGDLVALEKVINEDVDAVPAARQAILTDRNRRWSAWVRKRLDRPGTVLLAVGAGHLVGTDGVPAMLGAEGLEVKRVQ; via the coding sequence TTGAGGCCCGACACGCTTACTTTCCGGCCTTGGGGGCGCCGCCTCGCGGCGGCCCTCTTGCCGTGGCTGCTCGCCGGTTGCGGTACCGCTGTACCCGAAACGCCCGCCCGGCCCGCGATGTGGCTGGTCGAGGATGACGATACGCGCATCTATATGCTCGGCACGATGCACGCCCTGCCCGCCGGGACCAAGTGGGACGCCGGCAAGGTCGCCGACGTCGCCGATGCGGCCGACGAGCTGGTGCTCGAACTGTCGCCGCAGGAACTGGCGGCGGCCGGGGAAGTGTTCTGGACGCTGGCGCCGCGATCAGCGCCGCTGCCGATGGACAAGCGGCTGTCGCCGGAAGCGCTGGCGCAGTATCGCGCACTCGAAGCAACGGGCGGCGATTTCGGCGGCGATACGCTCGACGACTGGGCGGTCATGGTCCTGATGGGCCAGCGCGTGACGCAGAATGCCGAATTCGATCCATCGCGCGGAGTAGAATCGCGCCTCACCGCGCAATTCGCAGCGGCGGGCAAGCCGATCGGCGGCCTCGAAACGGCGCACGGGCAATTGAACCTGTTCGAAACGCTCGACCCGCAAACGCAGCGGACGCTGCTCACGCGCGCCGTCAAGGGAACGGACAAGGCCGTCGAGGACGTCCGCGCGCTGACCGCGTCATGGGCGCGCGGCGATCTCGTCGCGCTCGAAAAAGTAATCAACGAGGATGTCGATGCGGTCCCGGCGGCGCGCCAGGCGATCCTGACCGACCGCAACCGGCGCTGGAGCGCGTGGGTGAGAAAGCGGCTGGACCGCCCCGGTACCGTATTGCTGGCGGTCGGCGCCGGCCATCTGGTCGGCACCGACGGCGTTCCCGCGATGCTCGGCGCCGAGGGGCTGGAAGTGAAACGCGTGCAATAG